From the Brachybacterium sillae genome, the window TGATCCCGCACTGGTCCGAGGTGCGGAATCTGCCTCAGCGTGATACCGTCCATCGCTTCACCGTCGACCGCCACCAGATCGAGACGGTGCGGGAGGCCGCCGCCCTGCTCGGCACCGTCGAGAGGCCCGACCTGCTGCTCCTCGCGGCCCTGCTGCATGATCTCGGCCGGGCCGCTGCCGGGCAGGTCGCCGGGGCCGAGGCCAGTGCCACCACGCGAGGGGCTGAGCTGGCACGGGAGGCGGCCCTCGCCCTCGGCTGCCGCCCACCCGATGCCGACCGCCTCGGCCGGGTGGTCGCCGAGCACCGGACCCTGCTCGCCCTCGCCATCGAACATGATCCCGACGACGAGTCCACCCTCACGGCCCTGCACCGCGCCGTCGACGGGGACGCCGCGCAGCTGGCCCTGCTGCGGGCACTCACCGAGGCCGATGCGCGCGCCACGGGGCCCGCCGCCTGGACGGACCGCCACGCCGACCTCGTCGACCACCTCACCGCCCGTCTGCGCGGCCGACTCACCCGCGGTGCCCCCGACCCGGCTGAGGAGCTGCGACCCCGCCGCGACGCCCTCACCCGGATACGCGCGGAGGTGGCCCGCAGCGGATGCCCCCACGTGCTGTTGCCGGGTGTCCGCGACCACGGGGACGCCGAGATCACCCTCGCCGCCCCTCCCGCCCCCGGCGTGTTCGCGGCGATCACGCGGGTGCTGGTGCGCTTCGATCTGGATGTGCGGCGGGGCACCGCCACCTCGACCCCCGAGGCGATGGTGACCACCTGGTGGGTGACCGTGCCGGGCCGCGGCCTGCCCGCTCCCGCGGCACTGCGGCAGGCGCTGCAGCGGGAGGTGGAGCGACGCGAGGACCCGGCCGCCCGGGTGCTGGAGGTGCCCCCGACTGCCCCCGCCCGCCGCGTCGGCGACATCCCCGTCGTCAGCATCCTCATCGACCCCGCCGGTGGGCACAGCGTCGTGCAGGTCAACGCCCGCAACCGTCCGAGCCTGCTGGCGGACGTGGCGCAGACCGTCACCCTCCACCGCGCCCGGGTGCGGGCCGCCCACGTGCTGACCATCGGCGGCCGGGCCGTCGACACCCTCCACCTGACCGACCTGCGTGGCCGGCCCCTGCCGCCGGCGGCCCTGGAGGCGCTGCTGGCCGACCTCGTCGACGCCGCCTCCAGGTGACCGGCCGCCACCCGCCCGACCCGCGACCCGACGTGATCTGCGCCCGGCCCCGGCCGCTTCACCTCCCGGGGGCCCGCGGGGCCGCGACTAGACTGGGCCGGTCCGCACGACCAAGGGGAAACTCCGCGTGTTCACCAATCTGTCCGACCGCATCACCGCGTCCCTGCGGGGGCTGCGCGGCCACGGCCGCCTCACCGAGGCCGACGTCGACCGGACCATCCGGGAGATCCGCCGCGCCCTGCTCGACGCCGACGTCGCCGTGCCGGTGGTCCGTGAGTTCACCGGCCGGGTGCGCGAGCGCGCCCTGGGCGAGGAGGTCTCCAAGGCCCTGAACCCCGCCCAGCAGGTCGTGAAGATCGTCCACGACGAGCTGGTGCAGGTGCTCGGCGGCGACACCCGGGAACTGACCTGGGCGAAGCACCCGCCGACGGTCATCATGCTGGCCGGTCTGCAGGGTGCCGGAAAGACCACCCTGGCCGGCAAGCTCGCCCGGTGGATGAAGAGCGAGGGTCACACCCCGCTGCTCGTCGCCGCCGACCTGCAGCGCCCCAACGCCGTCAACCAGCTGCAGATCGTCGGTGAACGCGCCGGTGTGCCGGTGTTCGCGCCCGAACCCGGCAACGGTGTCGGTGACCCGGTGCTGGTGGCGATGAACGGTGTCTCCACCGCCCAGTTCCAGCAGCATGACGTGGTCATCGTCGATACGGCCGGACGTCTCGGCATCGACGAGGAGATGATGCAGCAGGCGCGGGACATCCGCGACGCCGTCAACCCCCACGAGACCCTGTTCGTCGTCGACGCGATGATCGGTCAGGACGCCGCCCGCGTGGCGGAGGCCTTCCGCGACGGCGTCGGTTTCACCGGTGTGGTGCTGTCGAAGCTCGACGGTGACGCCCGCGGTGGCGCGGCCCTGTCCATCACCGGTGTCACGCAGCGCCCGATCCTGTTCGCCTCCACCGGTGAGCAGCTCGACGACTTCGAGCGCTTCCATCCGGACCGGATGGCCAGCCGCATCCTCGACATGGGTGATGTGCTCACCCTCATCGAGCAGGCGGAGAAGAGCTTCGACCGGGCCGAGGCCGAGAAGGCCGCACAGAAGATCGCCTCCGGTGAGGACTTCACCCTTGATGACTTCCTGCGGCAGATGCAGCAGCTGAAGAACATGGGCAGCATCAAGAAGATGCTGGGGATGCTGCCCAACATGGGGCAGTTCCGCGAGCAGCTCGAGGCCTTCGACGAGAAGGACCTCGGCCGCGTCGAGGCGATCATCCAGTCGATGACCCCCGCGGAGCGCGCCGATTCGAAGATCATTAACGGGTCCCGCCGCGCCCGCATCGCCAAGGGCTCCGGCACCAGCGTCTCCGAGGTGAACCAGCTGCTGGAGCGTTTCACCCAGGCGCAGAAGATGATGCGCACCATGGGCAGCTCCATGATGGGTGGGGCCGGTGGCGGCGCCCCGATGATGCCGGGCATGCCCGGCATGGGGTACGGCAAGAAGTCCCGCGGCAAGATGGCGTCCCCCTACGCGGGCACCAAGAAGTCCAAGGGCAAGAGCAAGGCCGCGAAGGCCCGCAACCAGGCGGCCCTGCGCAAGGCCGCCCAGCAGCAGCGTGCGCTGGAAGCCGGTGGTGAGGGCGCCGAGGGCACCGAGCAGAGCGGGTCCGCGTTCGGTGGCGGCCCCGCCGGGGCGTTCGGCGGCCAGAACCCCTTCGGCGGCGGCATGCCCGACCTGTCGGCACTGCAGGACCTCGACCCGGACCAGCTGCCGCCGGAGATGCGCAAGCTGTTCGGGAAGGGTCGCTGACGGGCCCGATCGCCCCGGCTGGTGCCGATCGGCCCGGCCCGCGCCCGTGACCGGTGCCAGGATGGAGGCATGACCGACACCGTCCTGCACCTGACCGGCCCGATCCTCGTCGACGAGCACACCGAGCTGTCGCAGGCGTGGGTGGTCGGTGGCCGCCTCCATCACGAGCGACCCGACCTTCCCGCCGGGGTCGAGGTGCAGCGCCTCGACGGTCCTGTGGTGCCGGGTCTTGCCGACCTCCACTGCCATGTGGGGATCGGTGATGACGGCGCCGGCACCACCCTCGAGGAGGCCCGCCGGCAGGCCCTCACCGACCGGGACACCGGGGTGCTGTTGATCCGCGACGCCGGCAGCATCATCGACACCACCCCGCTGCAGCAGCAGCAGGACCTGCCGCGGATCATCCGCTGCGGCCGCCACCTCGCCCGCACCCGCCGGTACCTCATCGGCTACGCCCACGAGCTCGAGCCCGAGCAGCTGCCGGACGCCGTCACCGTCGAGGCCCGCCGCGGCGACGGCTGGGTCAAACTCGTCGGCGACTGGATCGACCGACCCGTCGGCGACCTCACGCCCTGCTGGGACGGGCCGACCCTCGCCGCGGCCGCTGAGGCCGCGCACGCCGCAGGGGCGCGGATCACCGCCCACACCTTCGCCGAGGAGACGCTGCCGCTGCTGCTCGATGCGGGGTTCGACTGCCTCGAGCACGCCACCGGGCTGACCGACGAGACGATCCGGCGGGCCGCCGACAGCCGCACCCCGGTGGTGACGACCCTGGTGAACGTCGGGGAGTTCGAGCAGTACGCCCGTCAGGGGGAGCGGAAGTTCCCCGACTATGCCGCGCATATGCGCCGACTGCGGGCAGCCCGCTACGACCGCACCCGCGACGCCCTCGACGCCGGGGTGCCGCTGATGGTCGGCACCGACGCCGGGGGAGTGCTGGGGCACGGCATCATCCACGACGAACTCGACGAACTCGCGCGCGCGGGTCTGACCCCCACCGAGATCCTCACCGCCGCCACCTGGGAGCCCCACCGGTTCCTGGGCGTGCCGGGCCTCGAGGATGGTGCCCGCGCCGACCTGCTGGTGCTCGAGGCGGACCCGCGCCAGGACCACCGCGTGCTGCGCCGCCCCGCCGCGATCGTCGTCGGCGGTGCCCGCGTCGCCTGAGGCGAGCGTGCCCCCGTGCATCCCGCGTGCTGTGGGTGGGGGCACACCGGCTGCGGTGGCCCGGCGCCCCGCCACGCTGGCATAATCAGGTGCGTGCGTGCCCGGACCGGCCCTCTACCGTCCGTGCACGAACCCCGAGCGACGCCGGCGCCCGCATGACCCCACAGGCCGCGGCGGGGCTCACCCGAACATCATCGAAGGAGTGTCCACACTCGTGGCCGTCAAGATCCGACTCAAGCGCCTGGG encodes:
- a CDS encoding HD domain-containing protein, which codes for MSADPRVGDTARRSRSDTLDARLAQLWRTADGPATGAALLALDDLGRRTPGPATGLTLALIVDPELPDAERDQLATSLWHPLWATGERLDATVSTPQQAVATATTSLESGVRLLDLRFLAGDVDLAESAVAAVRVRWRATARSRVGDLTDLLDSLAARYPALAHAPEPTLATDRGGLRDIALIRALAESWLADHDHAVVDHADQVLLRARDALQIVTARPSTRLGRQDQEPVAALMGLRGADELLTQLAQASRVVQWQLQRSLRAATGAAAPGGRATVGSGAGRRPALERRDHGVIVQAAEVSVDPASRDPLRDLAAIRHAAVTGLPLSDATLRRLAADPPHHPLDPAQRDVLVDALAGEHLTTVYEALDVHGAWAPLIPHWSEVRNLPQRDTVHRFTVDRHQIETVREAAALLGTVERPDLLLLAALLHDLGRAAAGQVAGAEASATTRGAELAREAALALGCRPPDADRLGRVVAEHRTLLALAIEHDPDDESTLTALHRAVDGDAAQLALLRALTEADARATGPAAWTDRHADLVDHLTARLRGRLTRGAPDPAEELRPRRDALTRIRAEVARSGCPHVLLPGVRDHGDAEITLAAPPAPGVFAAITRVLVRFDLDVRRGTATSTPEAMVTTWWVTVPGRGLPAPAALRQALQREVERREDPAARVLEVPPTAPARRVGDIPVVSILIDPAGGHSVVQVNARNRPSLLADVAQTVTLHRARVRAAHVLTIGGRAVDTLHLTDLRGRPLPPAALEALLADLVDAASR
- the ffh gene encoding signal recognition particle protein yields the protein MFTNLSDRITASLRGLRGHGRLTEADVDRTIREIRRALLDADVAVPVVREFTGRVRERALGEEVSKALNPAQQVVKIVHDELVQVLGGDTRELTWAKHPPTVIMLAGLQGAGKTTLAGKLARWMKSEGHTPLLVAADLQRPNAVNQLQIVGERAGVPVFAPEPGNGVGDPVLVAMNGVSTAQFQQHDVVIVDTAGRLGIDEEMMQQARDIRDAVNPHETLFVVDAMIGQDAARVAEAFRDGVGFTGVVLSKLDGDARGGAALSITGVTQRPILFASTGEQLDDFERFHPDRMASRILDMGDVLTLIEQAEKSFDRAEAEKAAQKIASGEDFTLDDFLRQMQQLKNMGSIKKMLGMLPNMGQFREQLEAFDEKDLGRVEAIIQSMTPAERADSKIINGSRRARIAKGSGTSVSEVNQLLERFTQAQKMMRTMGSSMMGGAGGGAPMMPGMPGMGYGKKSRGKMASPYAGTKKSKGKSKAAKARNQAALRKAAQQQRALEAGGEGAEGTEQSGSAFGGGPAGAFGGQNPFGGGMPDLSALQDLDPDQLPPEMRKLFGKGR
- a CDS encoding amidohydrolase family protein — translated: MTDTVLHLTGPILVDEHTELSQAWVVGGRLHHERPDLPAGVEVQRLDGPVVPGLADLHCHVGIGDDGAGTTLEEARRQALTDRDTGVLLIRDAGSIIDTTPLQQQQDLPRIIRCGRHLARTRRYLIGYAHELEPEQLPDAVTVEARRGDGWVKLVGDWIDRPVGDLTPCWDGPTLAAAAEAAHAAGARITAHTFAEETLPLLLDAGFDCLEHATGLTDETIRRAADSRTPVVTTLVNVGEFEQYARQGERKFPDYAAHMRRLRAARYDRTRDALDAGVPLMVGTDAGGVLGHGIIHDELDELARAGLTPTEILTAATWEPHRFLGVPGLEDGARADLLVLEADPRQDHRVLRRPAAIVVGGARVA